From a region of the Fischerella sp. JS2 genome:
- a CDS encoding ATP-binding protein, giving the protein MNSGALSANPFVAPGMIKDPRLFVGRKEELQAIASRMSGVQPTSVNIVGKKYIGKSSLLYHFFLTWEQRVTDPSRYVVIYLSLRDANCKTEMDFYEVVAEALLNRLALWKLQLRNPLQLQPLNRQAFSDAIKKWQQQQVLPVLCLDDFEVLLQRPQQFDHNFYNSLRSLMDDSALMLAIASRKKLGTYAAEKGLTSPFFNVGQTLVLRELTTDEAIQLTRLPDNTGAPALSIDEQNYAQQWGKRHPYELQLACKCLWEARYQDKDIKWAKEQFLQEINQSQSSSNHHWLQWQWLRWIVWDFPVRLGRVAKFIGANVDDTTNWIIGFVILILLIFVVVGLVNWEQVKDLLQKSLGR; this is encoded by the coding sequence ATGAACTCAGGAGCGCTATCTGCTAATCCTTTTGTAGCTCCGGGAATGATTAAAGACCCCAGGTTATTTGTGGGTCGTAAAGAAGAATTACAGGCGATCGCATCCCGGATGAGCGGTGTACAGCCAACAAGTGTCAATATTGTTGGTAAAAAGTATATTGGTAAATCTTCGTTGCTGTATCACTTTTTTCTAACATGGGAACAGCGAGTCACAGACCCCAGCCGCTATGTGGTGATTTACCTGTCGTTACGGGATGCAAACTGTAAAACAGAGATGGATTTTTATGAGGTAGTGGCGGAAGCTTTATTAAATCGCCTGGCTTTGTGGAAACTGCAACTGAGAAATCCTTTACAGCTTCAACCACTGAATCGTCAAGCCTTCTCAGACGCGATCAAAAAATGGCAACAGCAGCAGGTGCTACCTGTTCTCTGTTTAGATGATTTTGAAGTACTTTTGCAACGTCCCCAACAATTCGATCACAATTTCTATAACAGTTTGCGATCGCTCATGGATGACAGCGCTTTGATGTTGGCGATCGCTTCCCGCAAAAAACTGGGAACTTATGCTGCTGAGAAAGGTTTGACTTCTCCTTTTTTTAATGTCGGTCAAACTTTAGTTTTAAGAGAATTAACTACAGATGAGGCGATTCAACTCACACGTTTACCTGACAATACTGGCGCACCAGCTTTAAGTATAGATGAGCAAAACTACGCTCAACAGTGGGGTAAGCGCCATCCTTATGAACTACAACTGGCTTGCAAGTGCTTGTGGGAAGCGCGTTACCAAGACAAAGATATCAAATGGGCAAAAGAACAATTTTTGCAAGAGATTAATCAGTCTCAGTCTTCCTCCAATCATCACTGGTTACAGTGGCAATGGTTACGGTGGATAGTTTGGGATTTTCCAGTTCGCTTGGGTAGAGTCGCTAAGTTCATTGGCGCAAATGTAGATGATACGACGAACTGGATTATCGGATTTGTGATTCTGATTTTACTCATTTTCGTAGTGGTGGGTTTAGTGAATTGGGAACAGGTAAAGGATTTGCTGCAAAAATCACTGGGGAGATAG
- a CDS encoding prolipoprotein diacylglyceryl transferase: MTFPIYFYLGSLRIHPHILFESIAYTVALRLVLRNARKDIITPPQRTSIIVGGMLGAIVGAKVLVLLQHINILEQNFQLFLLLLLQGKTVVGAILGAIIGVEITKKLIGISRSTGDVFVYPLIIGTAIGRIGCFLTGLSDRTYGIATTLPWGVDFGDGIPRHPTQLYEIIFLIILLIFIRLRSRYQYQEGDLFKFYLVCYLSFRFLIDFIKPDFHIFLGMSAIQIACLCTIISYSRSISRMFQLKS, translated from the coding sequence ATGACATTCCCCATTTATTTTTACTTGGGTTCACTGCGGATTCACCCACATATTTTATTTGAATCCATAGCTTATACAGTGGCATTACGTTTAGTCTTGCGTAATGCCCGTAAGGATATTATTACACCACCACAGCGCACTTCTATTATAGTGGGTGGAATGCTGGGTGCTATTGTTGGTGCAAAGGTGTTAGTTTTACTGCAACATATTAATATATTAGAGCAAAATTTCCAACTATTTTTATTACTATTACTGCAAGGTAAAACAGTTGTCGGAGCTATATTAGGGGCGATAATTGGAGTAGAAATTACCAAAAAACTTATTGGTATTAGCCGCTCCACTGGTGATGTATTTGTCTATCCATTAATTATTGGAACCGCTATTGGTAGGATTGGTTGCTTTTTAACTGGGTTGAGCGATCGCACTTACGGAATTGCCACAACATTACCTTGGGGTGTAGATTTTGGTGATGGTATTCCCCGTCATCCTACTCAACTCTATGAAATTATATTTTTAATCATCTTATTAATATTTATACGCCTTCGTAGTCGCTATCAATACCAAGAAGGTGATTTATTTAAATTTTATTTAGTTTGTTATCTAAGTTTTAGATTTTTGATAGATTTTATAAAGCCCGACTTTCATATTTTCTTAGGAATGAGTGCGATTCAAATTGCTTGTTTGTGTACCATAATTTCTTACAGTCGCTCTATTTCTCGGATGTTCCAATTGAAATCGTGA
- a CDS encoding nitrate transporter, giving the protein MEHSILLDFLSSLQLLFVGFIPAAVLGILLGSAIGINPLLYQLCKRLLQIPYSIPPIAFVPLAFIFFKEVEVAASIVVFFSAIWAVIINTATGMRKSRLQDNNFRVAINYIFDALRTGLWIAWFTVIAIEMLTIGRGLGFLIWNGYRGGNYNKIIEGLIYIGTIGFLLDQLLDITGNLLAKIVSEGQKSNG; this is encoded by the coding sequence ATGGAGCATAGTATATTGTTAGACTTTTTATCTAGCCTACAATTGTTATTTGTAGGTTTTATCCCTGCTGCTGTTTTGGGGATTTTACTGGGAAGTGCAATTGGTATAAATCCCTTACTTTATCAATTATGTAAGCGATTGCTACAAATTCCCTACAGTATTCCTCCCATAGCATTTGTGCCACTCGCTTTTATCTTTTTTAAAGAAGTAGAAGTAGCAGCAAGTATTGTTGTTTTTTTTAGCGCTATCTGGGCAGTGATAATTAATACGGCTACAGGTATGCGAAAAAGTCGACTCCAAGACAACAATTTTCGTGTGGCAATAAATTATATATTTGATGCTTTAAGAACTGGTCTGTGGATAGCTTGGTTTACAGTAATTGCAATTGAAATGTTGACAATAGGAAGAGGCTTAGGTTTTTTGATTTGGAATGGTTACAGAGGAGGAAACTATAATAAGATTATCGAGGGTCTCATTTATATTGGCACTATCGGTTTTCTCTTAGATCAACTATTAGATATTACAGGCAATCTCCTCGCAAAAATTGTCTCAGAAGGGCAAAAATCTAATGGCTAA
- a CDS encoding TIGR04376 family protein has product MYLTCGVLAVGLFDDLSRFLENRLEEFLRSNPHLELEALLEQLREQEEDTLKLIADLQLQEKRSQEEILSTAQEIQRWHIRVQKAKNAGREDLAVKAQEREAALLRQGNQQWGQMQGLKERITQAQDLLKKVQQRRQEVQTKAAEAQTARAKAQAQQRIETAGWSNQSRSYSSGNDPLEETFRRWETEAELEEMKRKMGR; this is encoded by the coding sequence ATGTACCTCACCTGTGGAGTTCTGGCTGTGGGCTTATTTGATGATTTGAGTCGGTTTTTGGAAAATCGTTTAGAGGAATTCTTGCGAAGTAATCCGCATCTGGAATTAGAAGCGTTGTTAGAGCAGCTGCGGGAGCAGGAAGAAGATACTTTAAAGTTGATTGCAGATTTACAATTACAAGAGAAGCGATCGCAAGAAGAAATTCTGTCCACAGCTCAAGAAATCCAAAGGTGGCATATCCGTGTCCAAAAGGCGAAAAATGCTGGGAGAGAGGATTTAGCAGTCAAAGCGCAAGAAAGAGAAGCAGCACTCTTGCGTCAAGGAAATCAGCAGTGGGGACAAATGCAAGGATTGAAAGAACGCATTACCCAAGCCCAGGATTTACTCAAGAAAGTTCAACAACGGCGACAGGAAGTGCAAACAAAAGCTGCGGAAGCACAAACAGCACGTGCTAAAGCGCAAGCACAGCAGCGTATCGAAACAGCTGGCTGGTCTAATCAAAGTCGTAGTTACTCCAGTGGAAATGATCCTCTAGAGGAAACATTTCGCCGTTGGGAAACTGAGGCTGAGTTGGAAGAGATGAAGCGGAAGATGGGAAGATAG